TCAGGGAATGACATCACTGTCAAATACACCTAAGCATGTTTTTCCATAACCAGTTGTGGAAGACTACCATTTCCTGTCCACTGTAATTATTTTCATCCCCCCCTCGAAGAAATACTGTAACTCTTATCCAGAGAAGAGTAACTGTGTGCATGACAGGTTTCCCTTCCTTCACTCAACCAGGAAGAATCGACAGTTCTTTGCCTTCGTAAGACTTCACAGGTGGATTAAACTATGCAACaatgtcaataaaataatattttactATATGTAACAAAAGACATTTTTCACACCAaatgcacagacacaaaaacaagtgAGACGAAAACACAGAATGTCCACAATGGAGTGTAATGTCTCTAAGAGCTAACAACAGCTTCATATCTCAGGGACAACTAACCCTTCCCATTGTATAATATATCAAGACAGACATAAGACCTCTCCAGTGCAGAAGCGTGGAAATAAAACCATTATTTCACCACTACAACTTTTAAGAAAGGAGTGCTTGATGGCGCTATGCAACAGCACCATCTAGAGGTGTAACTACTCAAGTGTACGCTGACTGCCCTTTCCCTTTGATCTGCATTGGAAAGTAGAGAGACAAGTTAAAGCATTGTGTATGAACGTAGTGAAATGACAAACATGACTGTACTCAATGTTACATTTTCTTTGCAAGCTACACAATTCAAGATAAAACTTTCTGTTAAACGGTAATTGTTTTGTTCTGACCTCAGCTTcctattttcaaaatgttcccTTAAAGTGGTCCTTTAAAATTGGTAGATCGTTGCAAGAACGATTTGACCTTTATGCTGTCTTGCCTCCAGCTGTAGCATGTCTAGGGGACACGGGTTTTGTGAGGATTGGCTAATCAATAAAAGgatttggattttattttttttggtggggagtgcgtgtgtgtgctgggaGGACTGGACGGGCGTCTGCCTCATCCTCCTATGCCTGGAACTCGAGGCCGAGACCAAGCTTGTGGCCACCAGCGTTGATGTTCTTGCCATCAAGGAGAGCAGAGAGTGTCAGCTTGATTCCTGCAGAAACAAACATGTGTCAATGTATATTTTTGCAAATAATCCTCCAAACAGTCTGAAACTGTATTTAGATTATATAAGCTTAATGAACTATTCCATCCTTGATTTATCGAAGAACTCAACTCTACACTCCATcatgttcatcacacccccaaccggcccagtcagacaccgcctaccaagagtctgggtctgccgaggtttcttcctaaaagggagtttttcctcgccactgtcgcaatagctactgctaatgcttgctcttgagggaattactgtaattgttggggctttgtaaattatagtgtggtctagacccactctatctgtaaagtgtctcgagataactgttATAATtagatactataaataaaattgaattgaaatgtcaGTTCCCCTTTCAGCATTTAACCTCAAAGCCCATCTTTCTGTTATGTTGCTATTGTTGTTTATCATTGAGAGATTGTAGTTGTTGGCTATAAATAACCCTTAAAAAACACTGTGCAAAATTATTCTAATAACTGTTCTATTTTTCAGGTTTTGAGTTTagggtcttaaaaaaaaaaaaaaaaaaaaaaaaaaaaaaaagaaattcacaaAAACTCTGCTATGGAGCAATATTATGATCAAGGTGTACTCTGTACATGTCTAGTACAGTAAGTAGTAGTTAATTTGGAATAATCCACATACATCAAAATTCCACTGCTCAGATTCTGACTtaattctatttaaaaaaaaacaaaaaaaaggttaaattaTGCTTTGTCTTAATTGATTAAATGTTGCAATATTGTGGTCTTTGTAAACATGGttattgtttttgctttgtaaaCATGGTTATTGTTTTTGCCTATTTAAAGACCCTCACCTGGCTTCAGAGTCTGAGTGTAGCCCAGGCCCACAAGGCTGGAGTTGTTCACCTTGGCCTGTGTGGGAACCACAATTGAAAATCATGCAAAGAACACATTAACAGATAAAGGCATCATGCCAATGCTGTGCAATTTATTGCCTGCTCTgagcaaaataaataataaaatctaaATTGCAATTCATAGGTGCTACCACTTAAACAGTCTGACATCGGAATGTAATAATAGTTagaaaaaacataattacacTAACAAACAACCATTCACAATAATTGGCTCTGTGGAGTGAGATTTAAGGATGTATGTGATAGACATTAGTATTGGCCTTTCTGCAGCAATAAGACTCGTCCCATAGACCATTTTGGCTTGGATGAGGCTTCTCTCAGGCCCAACTAACTAGGATGTATTCACATGGAATTGCACCCATCCTTCCAGGTTGGTctggacatgcagcaaagattATGACCCAGATTTGAATGGAACAACATCATGACTAGTCGTGGTTCATATCGTAGAGACCCAGAATGTCTCTGTAGTCAAATTAAGTTTAAGAATCTGACCCTGCACTATGGATTCCATGTGAAGGGCGAGtaggttaaaggaacacgccgacttattgggaatttagcttattcaccgtaacccccagagttcgacaagtcgatacatacccttctcatctccgtgcgtgctgacGGTTCCAGCGgtatcaggccagcacagaacatgcaggtgaatggttccagcaatcctactgctccgaataagtgacaaaataacgccaacatgttcctatttacatgtgatttatagagtcacagcgtgtacaaaaaaacaacataacatgagacacagccgtctaactgtaaacaaaccgggaactatattctcaggcgaaAGAAtctagtacttgggcggagtgatatgctcgcagcaagcctgtctgagaatatagttcccggtttgtttactgttagaagatggctgtgtctcatgttacgttgttttttgtacacgctgtgactatacaaatcacaacatgtaaataggaacatgttggcgttattttgtcacaattcggagcagtaggctagttggaaccagttacctgcaggatctgtgctgggctaagccaatgctggagctgtcagacagcgttacagcatgcacggagatgacaagggtatgtatcgacttgtcttactctgggggttacggtgaataagctaaattcccaataagtcggcgtgttcctttaaagaaacAGGTATTCCTAATTAGGGACCCATTAAGGGACATTGTCATCATACaccatgtactactactactactactactactactactactactactcacAGAGAAGGATGCATCAGGGTCAATCTGATACTTGGCAGCGATGCCAAAGCGGGTGTTGCTGTTTCCGGCAGTCCAGGCCAGGTTGACAGCTGTCTCCAGCTGGTCATTTACCTTCTGGTAGATGGAACCACCAAACTCTGTGCCATCATTTCTGAAGACAAATagcagattgaaatatatatatgtaaaatgGGGCTGCAACGCAAATAGTGTTTCCCTACAGGTGATATTTTCCCCTCAAAGGGATAAattttgcttttgtgttttgtaattaaaaaaagaataccttacttggtttattgcatgtaaTATGAAAGAGTTCcacaagggggggggggggtcactaATGTAAAGTCAACATTATACTGTGTCTGACCTCACCACTTCAGCTGTAGACTGAAACAGACAGGCTTGGCCAGGGGCACAGCGGGAAACAAGACTAACACTGTGCCCTGTCCCTCCCTCTATCTCACTGTCCGACACTACCTCACTCTGCCTTTTCACTGGGGCCCTTTATGCCTGCCAACCACTCACTCCGCCTCACTTGCAATGTAGTAAATCCCATCACCCTGGGTGTAAAAATAACTGGCAGGCACCTGGGTGCCCGGCAGACAGCCAAATGGGCGACTAGTTATTCAGCCAGACAAGGACAAGAAACCAGGCTTCTGTTCAGTCGTCTGGACTCAGTTCTTCACTTAAAACGAGAACTTTTAGCCTGTGACTTATGTTCATTCAAGTAACACAGGACAGAAACACTAACCTAATATCAGAATGTATAGTTTTATGCATTGTTAGGTTAGTTTAGGTTCAAGCATCAGAGCAGCATCAGGGCAATATACATTCACTCTCTTTGCAACCTTAAATTTCAATGAGCATGAACTGCACCAAATTCACAGCACCATGGTCATGCCATCAGCCATGGTCATCATACGCCATTACAATTCATAACGTAACTATAATTTTACACATTATTGTGTGTGGTACAATGGAAGGATGCATGCTTGCACAATAATGACTATATCTGCTGCTTCATGTAGTCTTACACATTCGTATGTAGCTGGAACTCGTCCGTCTTGAATCCAACGGCAAAGTTGCTCTGGGTGATCCTGTTCCGGCCAGCCTCAAAGGTCATCTGGTAGCCGGCCAGCCAGCCCTCGTAGCCCACTACTGCTGCGCCGTGGATGGCTGTACCATTGATGTCGTAGTTAACGTCACAGCCAAGGTTGATGTGGTCGCACTTGTAGCCCGTCTTGACCTTGCCGCTCTTTTTGCTGGCAGAGATAACAGGTTGTTAATGTCAGAGGCCAAGGTGTCCCAGAGCTAGAAACATTACATTTGCCATGACAATTCAAATAAAAAGAAGTGCCATTTATCAGGGCTACAGACTGCAACCATTTATTCACACCTACTTACAGCCTTTTTAGGggacaaaaatgtctaaaaccATTGCTCTTTGCAATGTGCTCTTTATCCATTTACCCAATTTTAAAAGCAGGGTTCCTTCATGACTTTAACCAGCAGTGACACTGTTGCAGTGACCGTGGTGTGACAAGTCAGCTAACTTAGTGAGTTAGCTAGCTGGCTGGCTAAAGTTAGCTAGTTGGCAGTTGTGCAACTGCTGTAGCTCACTGGTGCACCAATTTAAACAAACCCCTGTTACGTTACTGTATGTTAGCCAAATATTGTTTCTGTGTATTCTAGTTTTACCTTGTAAATATAGTGTACTAATTTAGCAGTTGAAACGCAACCTTTTTTTAATGGCCAGGTAGCTTACATGTTTGCTTGTTAAAATGTATGTATCCATTGATCTAGATAAATACTAAACAAATGTTTGTGTCTTTCCCTCATGTATAACCAGCAGACAAcatgaggcctgtactacaaagcaAGATTGGGCGTTAACGAGgcaacttcaggttcaacccagggttttgtgtatgccgacggtggatcacttgttaccagGTTAAATCGCCGTgctaacttatgctgaacacctaacctgctctGGAGCAGTTTaggttggagattagagatcagacggtgttaaagcaccgcctactgaccaatactctattgataacggcgtcaccgttctcaGAAGATCCAGTGGAGCTCGGTGCGTGGAGAGAGAGGTGTGCtcagaaaagttaaaacatttagagaccgtcAACCCATTTAACATTCCACGATGGGTTTTTTTACGAAAGATTTTCAGCAGAGGGAATTACGTAaaggctatttgtcggcttgttGAGACGTGTGTTGCCagtgcgcacatcggtttgaatgatggttttttttaagattattttttgagcattttaggtctttaattgacaggacagctgaagacatgaaaggggagagagagaggggggaaggacatgcagtaaagggctgcaggtcggtgTGGAACCCAGCCCGCTGCGTCgaagagtaaacctctatatatgggcgccggctctaccaactgagcgcccttgaattatgtttttatattttttatttgctctcccGATtacttaccactgccagggttgcaactgataatataataggctaaagcaacggcagtttatggaaaagacaagtgtaattatggtcagatcttgtgccggactgatggggaagtgctattgataagcgttgtgatttacacatttacagcgtcggctatttttttcccagctttcctcctgttttaggaaacAACGaatgtattgcgttttgcctgtaataccgtgtctgtgttcttcatatttatgtagaattatagtttgctcttcttatgtaaaatatgcagctctgGTAGAGGTTGGTCATGCTtggcaaacaccgcctcttttatgtgaacgcgcatgtcgctggattgggaaaccctgggttgattgagcTAGTTGTTAAtcaccgtcgtgacacagcttatgcgggaccgcggttgttaggttaggtgaagccggataactgaaataaatccagggcatgttgatcttgatttgtagtacaggcctctgctcACATTGGTAAAGGGCAAAAAATgacccagaaaaaaacaaaacagttacCACCAAAATAATTTCAGATAATCTGCTGACTCAATCTgctgtaaaacataaaaaaaaaagttccttattGTAAAGGCCATTTTACAGTTATGCGTAGGCTCTAtgcagagctctcgccgtagccttCGTTTATACttgtgctggtgtgtgcgtcaagccggcgtgtgtgtgtgtgcgtgcgtgcgtgcgtgggggggtagagcgagggagaagtgagagtgacggcgattatctttggagcgagtaccgactttctagtgagagaaacaaagtgtctcccctgttctttctgaccacggtgggaaatctgtagcaggaaaagttaaccctctccttgatttcacattgtttatggagaaggagaaccaggaaatgaacGGGGGGAAATGcgacgctaccaagccacggccaagcgGCGTGtgtcgctgcgacgtgtagttacatttttcgagaggtgcgcgtcaggctacggcgtagggtccggcgtagacgcagaggggtctgcgagGCTACCCCGTCGATTTTACGCACGACTATAAAATGGCCTTAAGGCttgagttttattttgcaatgaATTGTATATACCTATTCACCGTAGCTATAAAAATGCATAAAGAAATACTTGACTTCATTCCACTGAACTCTTGACTTGAACTTGATTTCTCACTGAAATTAACTCAATTGACATTAACTCAGTTCTCATTAAGCTGTTCCTACCCGGTGTTTGGCGAGAAGGAGGAATCGAACGTCAGCTTCAGTCCCTTAGCCAACTGCGGAATAGGTAAGAAAGATAtagcaaacaaaaataaaacgttGAGTTTATTCAACATGATAAAGTTTTGCATTAATTGTTCATCAGATTAAACCAAAGTCTAAATTTACAACAAGGCAAATGGCACCCAACTACTTGAGTGACAGGCCTCAGTAAATTCAAAAGGAATATGGCAACAATTGCCAATAGCAACCAAAATCccatttttttttggaaacatTTTGGATTGTCTTGGTCCCCACACCCCATCACCAACCTGGTCTTCAATGGTGATCTCAGTCCCCAGGGTGTTGTCGGTGTTCCACTTCTCTGTGAAGGTCAGTCCGTGCTCCGCCCACTTGTACTTGGTCTCCAGGGATCCAGCGACCTTGCTGGTC
This genomic interval from Perca flavescens isolate YP-PL-M2 chromosome 13, PFLA_1.0, whole genome shotgun sequence contains the following:
- the vdac1 gene encoding non-selective voltage-gated ion channel VDAC1, which codes for MAVPPTYVDLGKSARDVFTKGYGFGVIKLDLKTKSENGLEFTSTGSANTETSKVAGSLETKYKWAEHGLTFTEKWNTDNTLGTEITIEDQLAKGLKLTFDSSFSPNTGKKSGKVKTGYKCDHINLGCDVNYDINGTAIHGAAVVGYEGWLAGYQMTFEAGRNRITQSNFAVGFKTDEFQLHTNVNDGTEFGGSIYQKVNDQLETAVNLAWTAGNSNTRFGIAAKYQIDPDASFSAKVNNSSLVGLGYTQTLKPGIKLTLSALLDGKNINAGGHKLGLGLEFQA